ATCCACCCTCTGAGTTGATTTCACCGATTCTTACTGTTTGAGATAGATGATGATTAGGCATAACTTCTACAGGCCCTTGTGGAGCATCGAATGTCTGACCAACCAATGCTTCTCTAACAGCATTGTCATCAAATGTGCCGGCATCTTCAACTGCCTGTTTCCATAGATAAACCATGTTATAAGCGGATTCTTGAGGATCAGCTACAACACGATCGCTACCCCATCTCTTCTTAAAGCTCTTGGCAAATTCCTTAGAAGCTGGTGTATCAATAGACATCATGTAGTTCCAAGCACCATAATGGCCCTCAAGAAACTCAGGTCCAATCGTACTAATCTCTTCTTCCGCAATGGAGTAGTTCATTACGTAGTAACCATTAGAAGGAGTAATTCCTGCGTCCTGGATTTGCTTGAAAAAAGCAACATTTTGATCACCATTTAAGGTGTTAATAATTATTCCGCCATCAGGAAGAGCAACTTTGATCTTGGAGATAATAGGTGCTACCTCTGTGTTACCCAAAGGAAGGTAATCTTCGCCAACAACTTTTCCTCCAAGTTGCTTAACTTGAGCTTTAGTAATTGTATTAGAAGTTCTTGGGAAAACATAATCAGAACCAACTAAGAAGAAATCTCCTCCAGCAGCTGGTGAGCGCTTGTACATGAAATCTGTAGCAGGCTCGGATTGCTGATTAGGAGTCGCTCCAGTGTAGAAAATGTTATTAGAGCACTCTTGGGCTTCATATTGAATTGGGTAGTAAAGGAATGCATCTTTAGATTCATAAACGGGAAGCATTGCCTTACGACTTGCAGATGTCCAGCCACCAAAAACAACTGGTACTCCATCCTGGTCAATTAACTTCTTAGACTTCTCAGCGAAGGTAGGCCAGTCTGAGGCACCATCTTCAACAATGTACTCAATTTTATAGCTTTTACCGTCGATTGTTATACCACCTGATGCATTGATCTCCTCAATAGCCATTTTCTCTGTGTCAACAAGAGTTGATTCGGAGATTGCCATTGTCCCTGATAGAGAATGGAGAATTCCAACAGTTACGGTGTCATCAAAGTTGCCTGAAGAGTCTGATCCACCACAGGCAGTTACAGTAACAGCCAATGAGGCAGTAGCTAAACCTGCAAAAATACGCTTTGAAAGCTTCATGAATTACTAACTAAAGTAGTTGATTGCCCACCTTGGGGGGTCAACGGAAGGTATCCAACTGAACACCCATCTTTTTGTAGCTAATGTGACCTTTTTTACTATTTCAGTGAACGAAAATATTTTTTCGTATTAACAAATACATTTCTTCAAGGGTTTTGTATTTGATTACACAAAAAAGCTTCGATGGTGTTAAGTCCCTCCCCTGTCTTTGTATTTGTAAAGCACCATGGAAGATCTCCCCTCATTAACATGGTGTCTCTCTCCATCACTTCTAAACTTGCACCTACCATTTCAGCAAGATCAATCTTATTGATCACTAATAAATCTGAGCGTGTTATTCCAGGTCCTCCTTTCCTTGGAATCTTATCTCCAGCTGCAACGTCAATTATATAAATACATAAATCTACCAACTCAGGACTAAAGCTTGCAGCAAGATTATCACCACCACTTTCAACAAATACTAAATCTAGAGTTGCAAATCTCTGTTCTAACTCTTCAACAGCAATGCGATTTATAGAACAATCTTCTCTTATCGCTGTATGCGGGCATCCTCCAGTCTCAACTCCTTTGATACGTTCTGGTGCTAAAGCCTTTGAATTAGTCAAAAATTTTGCATCTTCTTGTGTATAAATATCATTTGTTACTACGGCGATCTCTAATTGATCTTTAAGATTTTCGCATAGTCTCTGAATAATAGCCGTTTTGCCAGATCCTACTGGACCAGCTATTCCAACCCTTAATTTACTTTCCATTAGCTTCTGAATAATCTTGAATAAAGTTCTACATGTGACTGTTGAGCCATAATAGCGCCGATATCGCCAACCCAAATTTCTTTGGGATTCTGTTCCAATAAGTAACTTGCTTGAGACTTAATAAGTTTTAGAGATTTCTTTTGAAGCTGTTGAGCTTTTGTTGGTCCTAATGACAAAAGTCTTAGCGCTGCACTTAGCTGATTAGCCACCCAACTATATAAAAACCCCTCCACCAAATCAATTTGAGGTATATCCCAGCAGACTCCAGCCCAAGCCCAAGCTATCGGCCATATAAATTTCTTTTCATTATTAGGAAGAGGGTGATCAAGATCAATGAGCAGCTGTAAAAGAGATTCGCCCATTTGTGTTTGTTGGGATCTAAGCTCTGGAGAATCTCTTAGCGAAGTAAGCCAAGAATTCCACTCTTCAATAAGTGACTTATATTGCTCATCTTTCTTATCCCTCCAATCCACTAAGTCTTCCATGATGTGCGCAATTGAGCTTGCCTCAATTGTTATTTGACCTCGAGATAGTTCGCTTTCAAGCCAATTGAAAAGACTGATTTCGTCATGTACTTTTTTATTTTGGACAAGCCACTCCAATCCCTCTGAATAACTAAAAGCTCCAACTGGTAATGATGGGCTTATTAATTGTAAAAATTCAAGTTTCATAAATGGAGTTAATCTAACCTCTACTCATAAGCTCCAATCTCGGGAGAAAAAGGTCTTTTGAAACTTTCTATTTCAAAACCTTGTCTCTCTAACATCTTTTTCATAACTACATCATTGAGTAAATATAACTCTTTATTATGCAACTCAATCTCAACATGTCTATTACCTAAATGATAAGCAGCTTTTAACAATTTCAATCTATTTTCTGAGCTAATTCTTATTACATCTTCTTGAGCAGCCTCGATGCTTACAAAAACTTTTGAATTTTCACTTTTCAATACCTCTCCAGGCATCAACCTACCTCCTCCTCTAGGCAAATTTAAAATAACATCGATCCCATCTTTAGTTAATCGCTTTCCCCGAAGCTGAGTCCTCTCTTTTGCAGACAAGGGAAGTAAAAGACAATGTTTTATCCCTCGAGCACTAATTCTCTCAGTGAGATAGATTGATTCGTGTGACAAGCTTCAATTCTTTGTAGATATAAATTTCAAAGATTATATCTACCAGATAAGACATTTATTATTTTCTCAATACTAAATGAGCAAAATCGATAAAACTATTCAATGACATCTCAATGGCATGGAACTTGTGATCTAAGGCTTTTCAAGAAGTCAAGTGCTAAGAAGATCGATAGTCTCAAAACAATTCATCAAGCAAAATGCACTGCCCCATTGAAATTAATGAAAGTATTCAATGATAAAAAAGATGGAAGATGTGAAATACCAATTCTCCATAGTGCTGGAGGCATTGTTGGCGGTGATCAACTGAAAATAAATGTAAATGCTGAAAAAGAAAGCAGGGCTATATGTTCTTCAGTAGCAGCTCAAAAAGTTTATGGAAGTAGAGGCAGATCAAAACTAAATCCTAAAGGGAGCTGGGCAAATCAAAAATGTTTTTTTCAAATTAAAAAAAATTCTGACTTTGAGTGGATCCCTCAAGAATTAATTGTCTATCAGGGAGGTCTTTTCGAACAAAATATGACTGTTAATCTTGATCCTTCATCAAGCTTTTTATGCGTTGATTTGGTTCGTTTGGGAAGGACTGCTGCAGGAGAAGAACTTGGTAGTGGAATATGGAGATCATCTTTGGAAATTTTCAGGGAGAATGCTCAAGGAAAACATTATGAGTTTAGTGATCGCTTAGAACTATCTGGAGAAGCTCTAAAGTCTATTCATGGATTAGAACAGAAACCCGTATTTGGATCCTTAACTTGGATAACACCCAAAGAAATAAAGCAAAAAGATTTGTCTGATTTATTAGTAAAATGCCGACAACATAGAGCTGGTCTTGAGGGATTTATGACTTGTAGTCTTCTTGAAAATGGCATATCAGCAAGATACACAGGCTCGTCAACACAATCAGCTCGATTTTGGTTTTATAGAATTTGGAGTCTTACTAGAATTTTAAGAAAATTAAGCATGCCTGAATATATGAGGATTTGGCCATTGCAAGAAAATCCATCAACAGATACAAAATGTCCATAATGAACTTTTAAGCATTTTTTTGCTAGTAAAATGATTTCCTAAATATTAAAAAATGTACTTAAGCCCTCAAGAAAAAGACAAATTACTTGTAGTTACCGCTGCTCTTTTGGCAGAGAGAAGATTAAATAGAGGTTTGAAATTAAATCATCCTGAAGCCGTTGCTTGGCTTAGCTTTCAAGTACTTGAAGGAGCTAGAGATGGAAAGAGTGTCTCAACCTTAATGAGCGAGGGGACCACATGGTTAACAAAAGAACAAGTCATGGAAGGTGTATCCGAACTCATCCATGAAGTTCAAATAGAAGCTGTTTTTCCAGATGGAACGAAGCTGGTAACACTTCACAACCCAATTAGCTAACTAAAATTATGTCTTATTTAATTCCTGGAGAAGTGATTCCCGAAGATGGTTTTATTGAACTCAACAAAGGAAGAGAAATTACAACTCTCAAAGTCGCTAACACTTCTGATCGACCAATACAAATTGGCTCTCATTATCATTTCTATGAGTCTAATAAAGGTCTAGAATTTGATCGTCACAAATCTCTCGGCAAAAGGTTAGACATCCCAGCTGGTACTGCTATCAGATTTGAGCCAGGTGACAAAAGAGACGTTAATCTTGTCCCTTATGCAGGAGAGCGTAAAATTTTTGGGTTTAACGGACTTATAAACGATTCACTTCAACAATAAAATGTCTTTCAAGATTTCTCGCCAAGCATATGCAGAGACTTATGGTCCGACCAAAGGGGATCGTATTAGACTTGCGGATACAGACTTAATACTCGAAGTCGAATATGATCATACTCACTATGGAGATGAAGTCAAATTTGGTGGAGGTAAAGTGATTCGTGATGGGATGGGACAATCACAACAAAGTAGAGATAATGGAGTAGTAGATACAGTTATCACAAATGCACTAATTTTGGATTGGTGGGGAATTGTTAAAGCTGATATTGGCATTAAAGACGGGAAAATCTCAGGTATCGGAAAAGCTGGCAATCCTGATACTCAAGAAGGGGTCAACATTATTGTAGGAGCCAGTACAGAAGCAATTGCAGGAGAAGGAAACATTATTACTGCAGGAGCTATTGATAGTCATATTCATTTTATCTGTCCACAACAAATAGAAACTGCTTTAGCTAGTGGGGTTACCACAATGTTAGGAGGAGGGACAGGTCCAGCAACAGGTACTAATGCAACAACTTGTACACCAGGAGCATTTCATATATCAAGAATGCTGCAATCAGCAGAGGGATTTCCTATGAATCTGGGATTCTTTGGAAAAGGCAATGCAACTAACAAAACAGCATTAGAGGAACAAGTTAGAGCAGGTGCTTGTGGCTTAAAACTTCATGAAGACTGGGGAACGACACCGGCATGTATTGATTCGTGCCTAAGTGTTGCAGATCAACTAGACGTACAAGTTTGTATTCACACAGATACCCTAAACGAAGCTGGTTTTGTTGAAGATACAATTCACGCAATAAAAGGAAGAACAATTCATACTTTCCATACTGAAGGAGCTGGAGGTGGACATGCACCCGACATTATAAAAATTTGTGGGGAATCTAATGTAATCCCCAGCAGCACTAATCCCACAAGGCCTTTCACTCTAAATACTCTCGAAGAGCATTTAGACATGTTGATGGTATGCCATCACTTGGATCCTAAAATCCCTGAGGATGTTGCATTTGCCGAGTCAAGAATACGTCGTGAAACTATTGCTGCCGAGGACATACTTCACGATTTAGGAGCCTTTTCTATTATTGCGAGTGACTCACAGGCTATGGGAAGAGTTGGAGAAGTTATTAGTCGAACTTTTCAAACTGCTCATAAAATGAAAGTTCAAAGAGGAGCCTTACCAGAAGATAATAGAAGGAATGATAATCATCGACTAAAAAGATATATCTCAAAGGTAACTATTAATCCCGCAATAGCTCATGGAATCAGTGGTCATGTTGGATCAATAGAAGTTGGGAAACTAGCAGACTTAGTCCTTTGGAATCCGGGGTTTTTTGGAATCAAACCTGACTTAGTAATCAAAGGTGGATCTATCGCATGGGCTCAAATGGGAGATGCAAATGCCTCCATTCCTACTCCCCAACCAGTATATGGTCGTCCAATGTTTTCTTCCTTTGGAAAGGGAATGAATTCAACATGCCTTACTTTTTTAAGTGAGATCGCAATAGACGCTGGTATACCGGAGCAACTCAAATTGGAACGTTCTTATGCTGCCGTTAAAGACACAAGAAAGATATCTAAACAATCAATGAAACTAAATGATGCAAGACCAAAAATAGAAGTTGACCCTCAAACATATGAAGTTTTTGCAAACGAAGAGCTTTTGACTTGTGAACCGGCGGAATCACTACCACTTGCACAAAGATATCTATTGCTTTGATTAATTAAGTCTTTAAGGGTCTAAGCTGCAACAAGGTCCTCTAAAGAAGAAGAAGAAGAAGAAGAAGATACTCTGAGTCGTTGCTCTAAATTTGGCCCATATGACTCAATACCCCAAATTTCTAGCTGAGAACCTTCTGGAGCCATAGATGAAAAGACTTCTTGAGGGAAGATAGCTCTTTCTAAAAAAAATCTATCCGGTCCAATGCATTTCAATATGACCATGCTTGAAGTGATGTTTTTGTAAGAGAAATCGACCATCAACGTACAAATATTTTTTGAAATTAAAACAAATAAATAAAAAAGTATTTGTACTTTTTTATACAAAACATAAAGCTTCAAATATAGAAAAATTCTAAAAAAGTTCATCAAGAACAACTGCTTAAAGTCCGCTTAGTTAAAAATAAGCAAAAATTTATGATTTCTACTACAACAAAAATTCGAGTACAAAATATACTTAGACGAATAGAAAATAATCAACTAGTTACACTAGAAGAGAGGATTTTTCTTAATAAATTATCTAGTGTTTCTAATGTTGTTTCTCAATGGCTTACTTCTTCCTTAGGGCCAGAAGCTAGCTCAATAGACAATGATTAATTTTTTTTATAATTACTTTGTTTTCAATTAGGCTCGTGAACTTTCAATAAAGCACTCCCGAATTTATTAGCTTTGATCCTTGAACGAACAAGAAATCTAATGGCCAAAAAATCGTAATCAATTAATTAACTTAAAATTGAGAAAAAACTCTGAATTTCAAAATGTAGCCATACTTACATATTGATATCTAATAATGTATTTTCCATTACATCGCACAAAATTGTTAACTAGGAAAATAAATTGTTTATATTTTGTGTGAGGACACAATGAAACTTTTTCAGCGTTTGCTTGCAGCTCCTGCTGTATTGGGATTAATGGCTCCTGTTGCAGCTAATGCAGATACTGCCTTTTCATCAACCACAACTCTTTCTGGTGGTGCTGTTTTTACTATTGGTTCAGTGGCTGATGGTGGTACATCTGACACGGAAGAAGAGCTCTATATGCAATACGGATATGGACTTGATGTAACTTCCAGTTTTACTGGTGAAGACATGCTCTACATGGGCATGGAAACTGGTAATGCTAGTGGCCCACTTGCAAGCATGGATAGCTCAGTCGGGGGCACTGGTGCTATTACTTTGCATTCTTTATATTATGCCTTCCCTGTTGGCGATCTTTCAGTAACTGCTGGACCTTTGGTTGATCAGGATGATGTTGTTGCTGCAACAACTTCTGCTTATTCAGACGCTTTCAGACTAGGCAGCATGCCTTATTCTTTGGCTGGTAACGAAACTGGTCCTGGAGTTGGTGTTGCTTACTCTAACGATAACGGTGTAGTTGCTTCTGTGAGTTTCGTTTCTGTTGGTGGTGCTGATTCAACAGTAGGTATTGGCGCTGATGATGGTGATGATGTTTCAACTTTCACTCTTGGCTATGACGGCGACGGCTTTGGTGGCGGTCTGGTAATCGCTTCTAACGACGGTGAAGGCGGAACAACTGGATACGACACATTTGGTGGTGGTATCTACTACAGCCCAGAGTCAATTGATGCAACATTGAGCGTTGCTTATGACACAACAGATCCAGAAACAGGTGCTGATGCAACTGACTTGTTCGTTGGTGTTGACTACGAAGTTGGTCCAGGAACATTAAGTGCTGCTTACAACTCAACTGATGTTGATGGTAGTGATTCTTTAGATTCAACAGGATTTGAAGTTTCATACAGCTATGGACTTAATGACTATGTATCTGTAACAGCTGGATTTTTCACTGTAGAAGATACAAGTACTGGTGATGACGACACTGGTGTAGTTGCTGAAACTTATTTTAGCTTCTAAATTTGTCTAAATTTGAAGTCAAAACCTAATAAAAAAGCCTCCTAATTAAACAGGAGGCTTTTTTATAAATATAAAAATCAATTTTTAAATTTTAGGCAATTACAATAATTGATATTATTCAATAGTTTTATTTTTTTTCTTAAAAACGACTTTGACTTAATTAAAGCTTCATAAGGATCAAGTTGTTCTAATCTCACAATATCTTCATAGGGGTCAGGAATACCTTTATTGTTTCTTTTGATGTGCTTCATTTATTTTTCATAGATAAATAATTATTAAACATGATTGTCTTTATCATAAAGAGATATCAGAATTGAACCCTTTATTTTTACTAACTTTAAACCATCTCATTTGATGAGTAATACGATGCCCATTGGGATATAAGTAGTTATTATTTTCAATACTATCGTTTTGGATAATCATTTCAGTTCTATTAACTATCTTGTGAGAATTACCAGAGTTTTTACAATTTAATTTCATAATAGATCAATTATATGAAATATTAAAGACATGAAATCGATAGTTTTATGTCCATCATGAACAAAGTTATGATTCTAAAACGAAATAATCCAATCAAAAACATTAAATATTTTAAATTAGTTATTAATTTAAGTTAAATTTTTCATAAAAAAAGGCAGCCAGATTAGCTGCCTTTTAAAACTTAAGTTTAATTTAACTTAATTAGAGTCTAAAAATATTTAAAAGGGAAGAATATCTTATCAGGACCGGCAAGCATCACTGAAGCAGCAATTAGAGCAGTTACTATTTGAACACCAATGAATTGTTTTTGAAGGTATCTATAAGAACCTGATTCAGAAAGTTCAACTGATGGTTCATTCTCAGGTAACCCATAATAATAAATTTGAGAGATCTGAAAAAAGATAACTAAACCTG
The sequence above is drawn from the Prochlorococcus marinus str. MIT 1013 genome and encodes:
- the urtA gene encoding urea ABC transporter substrate-binding protein — translated: MKLSKRIFAGLATASLAVTVTACGGSDSSGNFDDTVTVGILHSLSGTMAISESTLVDTEKMAIEEINASGGITIDGKSYKIEYIVEDGASDWPTFAEKSKKLIDQDGVPVVFGGWTSASRKAMLPVYESKDAFLYYPIQYEAQECSNNIFYTGATPNQQSEPATDFMYKRSPAAGGDFFLVGSDYVFPRTSNTITKAQVKQLGGKVVGEDYLPLGNTEVAPIISKIKVALPDGGIIINTLNGDQNVAFFKQIQDAGITPSNGYYVMNYSIAEEEISTIGPEFLEGHYGAWNYMMSIDTPASKEFAKSFKKRWGSDRVVADPQESAYNMVYLWKQAVEDAGTFDDNAVREALVGQTFDAPQGPVEVMPNHHLSQTVRIGEINSEGGFTILEETGVVEPQAWNQKHPSSKGYACDWTDPKKGEKYRL
- the ureG gene encoding urease accessory protein UreG, which produces MESKLRVGIAGPVGSGKTAIIQRLCENLKDQLEIAVVTNDIYTQEDAKFLTNSKALAPERIKGVETGGCPHTAIREDCSINRIAVEELEQRFATLDLVFVESGGDNLAASFSPELVDLCIYIIDVAAGDKIPRKGGPGITRSDLLVINKIDLAEMVGASLEVMERDTMLMRGDLPWCFTNTKTGEGLNTIEAFLCNQIQNP
- a CDS encoding urease accessory protein UreF — its product is MKLEFLQLISPSLPVGAFSYSEGLEWLVQNKKVHDEISLFNWLESELSRGQITIEASSIAHIMEDLVDWRDKKDEQYKSLIEEWNSWLTSLRDSPELRSQQTQMGESLLQLLIDLDHPLPNNEKKFIWPIAWAWAGVCWDIPQIDLVEGFLYSWVANQLSAALRLLSLGPTKAQQLQKKSLKLIKSQASYLLEQNPKEIWVGDIGAIMAQQSHVELYSRLFRS
- the ureE gene encoding urease accessory protein UreE yields the protein MSHESIYLTERISARGIKHCLLLPLSAKERTQLRGKRLTKDGIDVILNLPRGGGRLMPGEVLKSENSKVFVSIEAAQEDVIRISSENRLKLLKAAYHLGNRHVEIELHNKELYLLNDVVMKKMLERQGFEIESFKRPFSPEIGAYE
- a CDS encoding urease accessory protein UreD, with product MTSQWHGTCDLRLFKKSSAKKIDSLKTIHQAKCTAPLKLMKVFNDKKDGRCEIPILHSAGGIVGGDQLKINVNAEKESRAICSSVAAQKVYGSRGRSKLNPKGSWANQKCFFQIKKNSDFEWIPQELIVYQGGLFEQNMTVNLDPSSSFLCVDLVRLGRTAAGEELGSGIWRSSLEIFRENAQGKHYEFSDRLELSGEALKSIHGLEQKPVFGSLTWITPKEIKQKDLSDLLVKCRQHRAGLEGFMTCSLLENGISARYTGSSTQSARFWFYRIWSLTRILRKLSMPEYMRIWPLQENPSTDTKCP
- a CDS encoding urease subunit gamma, which translates into the protein MYLSPQEKDKLLVVTAALLAERRLNRGLKLNHPEAVAWLSFQVLEGARDGKSVSTLMSEGTTWLTKEQVMEGVSELIHEVQIEAVFPDGTKLVTLHNPIS
- a CDS encoding urease subunit beta; this translates as MSYLIPGEVIPEDGFIELNKGREITTLKVANTSDRPIQIGSHYHFYESNKGLEFDRHKSLGKRLDIPAGTAIRFEPGDKRDVNLVPYAGERKIFGFNGLINDSLQQ
- the ureC gene encoding urease subunit alpha yields the protein MSFKISRQAYAETYGPTKGDRIRLADTDLILEVEYDHTHYGDEVKFGGGKVIRDGMGQSQQSRDNGVVDTVITNALILDWWGIVKADIGIKDGKISGIGKAGNPDTQEGVNIIVGASTEAIAGEGNIITAGAIDSHIHFICPQQIETALASGVTTMLGGGTGPATGTNATTCTPGAFHISRMLQSAEGFPMNLGFFGKGNATNKTALEEQVRAGACGLKLHEDWGTTPACIDSCLSVADQLDVQVCIHTDTLNEAGFVEDTIHAIKGRTIHTFHTEGAGGGHAPDIIKICGESNVIPSSTNPTRPFTLNTLEEHLDMLMVCHHLDPKIPEDVAFAESRIRRETIAAEDILHDLGAFSIIASDSQAMGRVGEVISRTFQTAHKMKVQRGALPEDNRRNDNHRLKRYISKVTINPAIAHGISGHVGSIEVGKLADLVLWNPGFFGIKPDLVIKGGSIAWAQMGDANASIPTPQPVYGRPMFSSFGKGMNSTCLTFLSEIAIDAGIPEQLKLERSYAAVKDTRKISKQSMKLNDARPKIEVDPQTYEVFANEELLTCEPAESLPLAQRYLLL
- a CDS encoding DUF1830 domain-containing protein, with protein sequence MVDFSYKNITSSMVILKCIGPDRFFLERAIFPQEVFSSMAPEGSQLEIWGIESYGPNLEQRLRVSSSSSSSSLEDLVAA
- a CDS encoding porin, with product MKLFQRLLAAPAVLGLMAPVAANADTAFSSTTTLSGGAVFTIGSVADGGTSDTEEELYMQYGYGLDVTSSFTGEDMLYMGMETGNASGPLASMDSSVGGTGAITLHSLYYAFPVGDLSVTAGPLVDQDDVVAATTSAYSDAFRLGSMPYSLAGNETGPGVGVAYSNDNGVVASVSFVSVGGADSTVGIGADDGDDVSTFTLGYDGDGFGGGLVIASNDGEGGTTGYDTFGGGIYYSPESIDATLSVAYDTTDPETGADATDLFVGVDYEVGPGTLSAAYNSTDVDGSDSLDSTGFEVSYSYGLNDYVSVTAGFFTVEDTSTGDDDTGVVAETYFSF